The proteins below come from a single Aegilops tauschii subsp. strangulata cultivar AL8/78 chromosome 6, Aet v6.0, whole genome shotgun sequence genomic window:
- the LOC109767356 gene encoding peroxidase 70: MASSSSCRTWHCLLALFLLSSAAYGQLSPSFYAKSCPKLELIVRSTMTKALLAERRMGASLLRLYFHDCFVQGCDGSILLDDVGSFVGEKTALPNGNTVRGYEVIDEIKKNVELVCPGVVSCADITALAARDGVFLLGGPSWAVPLGQRDSATANLNEANSDLSVTSLSLDVLIALFAKKNLSPRDLTALLGAHTIGFSQCANFRDHIYNGTDIDPAFATLRKRSCPAQAPDGDGNLAPLDVQTQLIFDNAYYHNLVAKRGLLSADQLLFNGGSQDALVRQYAANPELFESDFVTAMIKMGSLSPPSGTPTEIRRNCRVVNS; the protein is encoded by the exons ATGGCTTCCAGCTCTAGCTGTAGGACATGGCATTGCTTGCTTgctctcttcctcctctcctcGGCAGCCTACGGGCAGCTCTCGCCATCATTCTATGCGAAGTCCTGCCCGAAGCTGGAACTCATCGTGCGCTCCACAATGACCAAGGCACTCCTCGCCGAGCGCCGAATGGGGGCCTCCCTCCTCAGGCTCTACTTCCATGACTGCTTTGTTCAA GGCTGTGACGGGTCCATTCTCTTGGATGACGTGGGTAGCTTCGTGGGCGAGAAGACCGCCCTTCCGAACGGGAATACTGTGCGGGGCTATGAGGTGATCGACGAGATCAAGAAGAACGTGGAGCTGGTCTGCCCTGGCGTCGTCTCCTGCGCCGACATCACCGCCCTCGCAGCACGGGACGGCGTGTTTCTG CTAGGCGGGCCCAGCTGGGCGGTGCCGCTCGGCCAGCGGGACTCGGCGACGGCCAACCTGAATGAGGCGAACAGCGACCTCTCGGTGACCAGCTTAAGCCTCGACGTGCTCATCGccttgttcgccaagaagaaccTGAGCCCGCGGGACCTGACGGCGCTGTTGGGCGCGCACACCATTGGCTTCTCGCAGTGCGCCAACTTCCGCGACCACATCTACAACGGCACCGACATCGACCCGGCGTTCGCCACGCTGCGCAAGCGCTCCTGCCCCGCCCAGGCCCCTGACGGCGACGGCAACCTCGCGCCGTTAGACGTGCAGACGCAGCTCATATTCGACAACGCCTACTACCACAACCTGGTAGCCAAGCGCGGCCTGCTGAGCGCCGACCAGTTGCTCTTCAACGGCGGCTCCCAGGACGCGCTGGTGCGCCAGTACGCCGCCAACCCAGAGCTGTTCGAGTCCGACTTCGTGACGGCCATGATCAAGATGGGGAGCCTCAGCCCGCCCAGCGGAACCCCCACTGAGATCAGACGTAACTGCAGGGTCGTCAACAGCTAG